Proteins encoded in a region of the Terriglobia bacterium genome:
- a CDS encoding hypoxanthine phosphoribosyltransferase (catalyzes the formation of inosine monophosphate from hypoxanthine and 5-phospho-alpha-D-ribose 1-diphosphate) — protein sequence MKLSGEILIGEGRLRERVDALARAIATDTPEGTTLSVLALMDGAFVFASDLVRRLPMPVRLALVPVRSVDRGGDPSAIALPDEFPVEGADVLVVEDILDTGRTLAALRRHLLSCRPARVRIAVLLDKPARRVVNVPTEYVGFTVPDVWLVGYGLDADGLFRNLPYLTYAE from the coding sequence ATGAAGCTCTCCGGCGAGATCCTGATCGGCGAGGGCCGGCTGCGGGAGCGGGTCGATGCTCTCGCACGCGCCATCGCCACGGACACCCCGGAGGGGACCACGCTCTCGGTCCTGGCGCTGATGGACGGTGCGTTCGTGTTCGCCTCCGACCTCGTGAGGCGCCTTCCGATGCCGGTGCGGCTCGCGCTGGTGCCGGTGCGGTCCGTCGATCGGGGAGGAGACCCGTCGGCGATCGCGCTGCCCGACGAGTTCCCCGTGGAAGGGGCGGACGTCCTGGTCGTCGAGGACATCCTCGACACCGGACGGACGCTTGCGGCCCTTCGCCGCCACCTCCTGTCTTGCCGGCCGGCCCGTGTCAGGATCGCGGTTCTGCTGGACAAGCCCGCTCGACGGGTCGTCAACGTGCCGACGGAGTACGTCGGGTTCACCGTGCCGGACGTCTGGTTGGTCGGTTACGGCCTCGACGCCGATGGGCTCTTCCGGAACCTGCCCTATCTCACGTACGCGGAGTGA
- the tilS gene encoding tRNA lysidine(34) synthetase TilS codes for MADLVEILFRSAAERLLPKSGTVLAAVSGGADSVALLHLLAHFAARRPIRIVVAHLDHALRRGSAADRRFVERLASGLGLACLADRRPVAGLRRRDESPEEAARRVRRAFLLEAAAEARAGRIATGHTLDDQAETVLMRLARGAGPAAIAGMAPEGPGPFVRPLLGVERADLRAWLRRRGLGHREDPSNLSLEYDRNRVRRRVLPVLAAALNPRAARHLVEAAERLREDARLLDALARRRLQRIVTLGASGRLSIDARALARTPAALAGRIARLALERAGADPRRIGTRHVEALLGLAGGGEDRRADLPSGLGARRRGPEVVLDRRTCPRR; via the coding sequence ATGGCGGACCTCGTCGAGATCCTCTTCCGCTCCGCCGCCGAGCGGCTCCTGCCGAAAAGCGGGACGGTTCTGGCGGCGGTGTCGGGAGGCGCGGATTCGGTGGCGCTCCTCCACCTGCTCGCCCACTTCGCCGCGCGGCGGCCGATCAGGATCGTGGTCGCCCACCTCGATCACGCGCTGCGCCGCGGCTCCGCGGCCGACCGCCGGTTCGTGGAGCGGCTCGCCTCGGGTCTCGGCTTGGCCTGTCTCGCCGATCGGCGGCCGGTCGCCGGCCTCCGCCGTCGGGACGAGTCCCCCGAGGAAGCGGCGCGGCGGGTGCGCCGGGCGTTCCTGCTCGAGGCCGCGGCCGAGGCGCGCGCCGGGAGGATTGCCACCGGCCATACCCTCGACGACCAGGCGGAGACGGTGCTGATGCGTCTCGCGCGCGGGGCGGGACCGGCCGCGATCGCGGGGATGGCGCCCGAGGGTCCCGGCCCGTTCGTGCGCCCGCTGCTCGGCGTCGAGCGGGCCGATCTTCGCGCCTGGCTTCGCCGGCGCGGCCTAGGGCACCGCGAGGACCCCTCGAATCTCAGCCTCGAGTACGATCGCAACCGGGTCAGGCGACGAGTGCTTCCCGTGCTCGCCGCGGCGCTGAACCCGCGAGCCGCGCGGCATCTCGTCGAAGCCGCGGAGCGGCTTCGTGAGGACGCGCGGCTCCTCGACGCCCTCGCGAGGCGGCGACTTCAGCGAATCGTGACGCTCGGGGCCTCCGGTAGGCTCTCGATCGACGCCCGGGCGCTCGCAAGAACGCCGGCTGCCCTCGCCGGGAGAATCGCGCGCCTCGCGCTGGAGCGGGCCGGGGCCGACCCGCGGCGCATCGGGACACGGCACGTCGAGGCGCTGCTCGGCCTCGCGGGCGGGGGGGAAGACCGGCGGGCCGACCTCCCCAGCGGGCTGGGTGCCCGGAGACGGGGACCCGAGGTCGTTCTCGATCGCAGAACCTGCCCGAGGAGGTGA